The proteins below are encoded in one region of Tachypleus tridentatus isolate NWPU-2018 chromosome 4, ASM421037v1, whole genome shotgun sequence:
- the LOC143249093 gene encoding E3 SUMO-protein ligase KIAA1586-like, whose amino-acid sequence MYSALNHVVQDKMQTDFQASPFPFFVLEADEATDAGNTSIVIIYIRYISSLGEVTSRFLVVRELTNTGADSVYNTIRSVMAERGLFDVDLVGLTTDGASVMVGIKTGVATKFKEECPWIMTSHCLAHKLQLAAEKAANQVPYLVKYISVWNQFAKSLKYSPKLCWILEESKALHGKKSNKIKQVFFT is encoded by the coding sequence ATGTACAGTGCCCTAAACCATGTAGTTCAGGATAAAATGCAGACAGACTTTCAGGCATCGCCTTTCCCATTTTTTGTTCTTGAAGCAGATGAAGCAACTGATGCAGGAAACACCTCTATAGtgataatttatatcaggtatATTTCATCATTAGGTGAGGTTACGAGTCGATTCCTTGTTGTGCGTGAGCTGACCAACACTGGGGCTGATTCTGTCTACAACACAATTCGCTCAGTCATGGCAGAACgaggattgtttgatgttgacttggTTGGACTTACAACTGATGGTGCAAGTGTCATGGTGGGAATAAAAACAGGTGTTGCTACAAAATTTAAGGAGGAATGCCCTTGGATAATGACAAGTCATTGTTTGGCACACAAATTACAGTTGGCAGCTGAAAAGGCAGCAAACCAGGTGCCATACCTTGTAAAGTATATTTCAGTTTGGAACCAGTTtgcaaaaagcctgaaatattctccCAAGTTGTGTTGGATTCTGGAAGAGAGCAAAGCATTGCATGGAAAGAAAAGTaacaaaatcaagcaagtgttcttcacatga